One region of Populus trichocarpa isolate Nisqually-1 chromosome 4, P.trichocarpa_v4.1, whole genome shotgun sequence genomic DNA includes:
- the LOC18098420 gene encoding long-chain-alcohol oxidase FAO4A, protein MEEVKKEQQEEAPMVIDLGSIDTQGLFVGGEKQSTCSYVNSLSSREMESLTAICDTLFPSVYNSSMMAASADDGSTNSISTFYQSSASMAGTPQRVGELFCDRVQHPKKWLIRLTLYLLSTWIGTFILCGLPSISPSFPYFLRFSQISQSKREQIVFSWATSFFYLLRMLFKSIKLVIPLVFFSQVDEKNENLTWKAIGYPGPDPAALKRQTQTCGLPETLYASLKDDDDDDDDDQHDCKEEHLFGPLYRGLVDLNLPRDRVADSLRQIGFPVSIRRGKDIDSSRDFSTSNPSLVIKCDAVVVGSGSGGGVVAGVLAKAGYKVLVLEKGNYFARNNLSLLEGPSMDQMYLGAGMLASDDMGVVVLAGSTVGGGSTINWSASIKTPQHVINEWSETYDLELFDSKLYKEALDAVCEKMGVQSDIDEEGFNSAVLRRGCEELGYPVNTIPRNSVPDHYCGWCCFGCKDGRKKGTCETWLKDMVNSGNGAILPGCEAIKVLHERKKGKDRSTASGVAFGFEYNGMKDLCVVESKVTIVAGGALSTPALLKASGLKNANIGKHLHLHPVTMAWGYFPEAPISTTAWPEEQKKSYEGGIMTAMSTVVANVNKSGYGAVIQTPSLHPGMFSGLIPWISGADMKRRMCRFSRTAHVFALARDRGSGTVNSPSSINYRMDAEDEKNLQEGLEKTLRILAAAGAEEIGTHHSTGKSLNVKKVSYREFERFVKEESARPLRDLTGQICSAHQMGSCRMGVNPKESAVNQMGEAWEVEGLFVADTSVFPTALGVNPMVTVQAIAYCTAQSVVQLLSRKRTHY, encoded by the exons ATGGAGGAGGTAAAAAAGGAGCAGCAGGAAGAAGCACCGATGGTGATTGATTTGGGGAGCATTGACACACAAGGACTGTTTGTGGGGGGAGAGAAGCAGTCGACGTGCTCGTATGTCAACTCACTCTCTTCCCGAGAAATGGAGTCCCTCACTGCTATCTGCGACACCCTTTTCCCATCCGTTTATAATAGCAGTATGATGGCCGCCTCCGCCGATGATGGCTCCACCAATAGCATCTCTACTTTTTATCAATCTTCTGCTTCCATGGCCGGAACTCCTCAACGT GTAGGAGAGTTGTTTTGTGATAGGGTGCAGCATCCAAAGAAGTGGCTGATAAGACTGACGCTATATTTGTTATCTACATGGATCGGTACCTTCATATTGTGTGGATTGCCCAGCATTTCACCTTCTTTTCCCTACTTCCTGAGATTTTCTCAAATCTCTCAAAGCAAGAGGGAGCAGATAGTGTTTTCCTGGGCTACCAGCTTTTTCTATCTCCTCAGGATGCTCTTCAAATCCATCAAGCTCGTCATCCCACTCGTGTTTTTCTCTCAG GTGGatgaaaagaatgagaacctGACATGGAAAGCCATAGGCTATCCAGGGCCTGACCCAGCAGCACTCAAAAGACAAACACAAACCTGCGGGCTGCCAGAAACATTATATGCAAGTctaaaagatgatgatgatgatgatgatgatgatcaacATGACTGCAAAGAAGAGCATCTCTTCGGACCTCTTTACAGAGGCCTCGTTGATCTCAACCTTCCAAGGGATAGAGTTGCAGACTCCCTGCGTCAGATTGGATTCCCTGTCTCCATTCGTCGCGGGAAAGACATTGACTCGTCACGGGACTTTTCTACTAGTAATCCTAGTTTAGTCATCAAATGTGACGCAGTAGTAGTTGGTTCTGGCTCTGGTGGTGGTGTGGTTGCTGGGGTTCTAGCAAAAGCTGGTTATAAAGTGCTTGTCTTGGAGAAAGGAAACTATTTTGCTAGAAACAATCTCTCACTTCTTGAAGGGCCCTCAATGGATCAAATGTATTTAGGTGCAGGTATGTTAGCAAGCGATGATATGGGAGTGGTAGTTCTTGCAGGCTCTACTGTTGGTGGAGGTTCCACAATCAATTGGTCAGCTTCAATTAAGACCCCGCAACATGTGATCAATGAATGGAGCGAAACCTACGACCTTGAGTTATTTGACAGTAAATTATACAAAGAAGCATTGGATGCTGTGTGTGAGAAAATGGGAGTTCAATCTGATATTGATGAGGAAGGTTTCAATAGTGCTGTTTTAAGAAGAGGGTGTGAAGAATTGGGCTATCCTGTAAACACTATTCCTCGAAATTCTGTGCCGGATCATTACTGTGGCTGGTGTTGTTTTGGCTGCAAGGATGGAAGAAAGAAGGGCACTTGTGAGACATGGCTAAAGGACATGGTGAATTCAGGTAACGGTGCAATTCTTCCTGGATGTGAGGCTATTAAGGTCTTGCATGAGCGAAAGAAAGGGAAGGATCGAAGTACTGCATCGGGAGTAGCTTTTGGATTCGAATACAATGGAATGAAAGACTTGTGTGTGGTTGAGTCCAAGGTGACTATTGTTGCCGGTGGTGCTCTCAGCACTCCTGCATTGCTAAAAGCAAGCGGCTTAAAGAATGCCAACATTGGTAAACACTTACACCTCCATCCAGTCACAATGGCATGGGGCTACTTCCCAGAAGCACCTATTTCAACCACGGCGTGGCCAGAGGAACAGAAGAAGAGCTATGAAGGAGGGATAATGACAGCAATGTCAACAGTTGTTGCAAATGTTAACAAGTCTGGATATGGGGCAGTGATACAGACGCCATCATTGCATCCTGGTATGTTCTCGGGTCTAATTCCATGGATTTCTGGAGCTGATATGAAAAGGAGGATGTGCAGGTTCTCAAGAACTGCCCATGTATTTGCTCTGGCAAGAGATAGAGGATCGGGAACCGTGAATTCGCCAAGCTCAATAAATTACAGAATGGATGCTGAAGACGAGAAGAATCTACAGGAAGGGCTAGAGAAGACACTGAGGATACTGGCAGCTGCAGGAGCTGAGGAGATCGGAACACATCACAGCACAGGGAAGAGCTTAAACGTGAAGAAAGTGAGTTACCGTGAATTCGAAAGGTTTGTGAAAGAGGAGAGTGCAAGACCATTAAGAGACTTAACAGGACAAATATGTTCAGCTCATCAGATGGGGAGTTGCAGGATGGGTGTGAATCCAAAGGAGTCGGCGGTGAACCAAATGGGAGAGGCATGGGAAGTAGAGGGACTGTTTGTTGCAGATACAAGTGTGTTTCCAACTGCTCTGGGTGTCAATCCAATGGTCACAGTCCAAGCTATCGCTTATTGCACTGCACAGTCAGTTGTGCAACTTCTTTCTAGGAAGAGAACTCATTACTAA
- the LOC18098422 gene encoding decapping 5-like protein → MASSSSSSSSKAGESYIGSLISITSKYEIRYEGVLYHINPQDATIGLKNVRSYGTEGRKKDGPQIAPSDKVYEYILFRGSDIKDLQVQSPPPDQTEEQIYNDPAIIQNHSALSSSTAAGVQAQHTPALTTRAYSGALPLFQPVNHVGLTNLSQATQNAGPSLSIPKHSQGYHGISSQQSMVSSPLIVQNHMQALGLQEPPVMGLKSPSECITPESTVATNPFNPIFSSSLSPVQYATSPDTSSFLSLKTPVPSHAASLPANRLTMSSIPMTSIPMSSQDINTTETLAVADPMAMRPAQSLPYLMPSYVGSTSSSVLTPLPSLLSPHHFLQSRPPVLSSPQKLYPDQKDVAALTPLSSTSPPLLSTPASQPPLLPLPGSVQQHKYLTSKFTEEFDFEAMNEKFKKDEVWGYLGKAKQREKTEGMEDNTTDQSMVDKEAPVVVLNLDPKPAYKKDEFFDTISCNIRNQRWNGQNCFSERMKLDTETFGNLHLRPNLGYGGIGSGRGDTYHTSRGRGRGYGYRGRGRGYIGF, encoded by the exons ATGGCGTCGTCCTCTTCTTCGTCGTCTTCAAAAGCTGGAGAATCGTACATAGGAAGCCTAATTAGCATCACTTCTAAGTACGAGATTCGCTACGAAGGTGTTCTTTATCACATCAATCCACAAGACGCCACCATTGGCCTAAAAAACG TGAGGTCTTACGGAACAGAGGGTCGTAAGAAGGATGGACCACAAATTGCCCCTAGTGATAAGGTGTATGAATATATTCTATTTCGTGGAAGTGATATTAAG GATTTGCAAGTGCAGTCCCCACCTCCTGACCAAACAGAGGAACAGATTTACAATGACCCTGCTATCATCCAG AACCATTCTGCTTTAAGTTCTTCAACTGCAGCTGGTGTTCAGGCACAACATACGCCTGCTTTGACGACCAGAGCCTATTCTGGTGCATTGCCTTTGTTTCAGCCTGTAAATCATGTTGGCTTAACAAATCTTTCCCAGGCTACTCAAAATGCTGGTCCATCTCTTTCCATTCCAAAGCATTCACAAGGATACCATGGAATATCTTCCCAGCAGTCTATGGTTTCATCTCCCTTAATAGTTCAGAATCATATGCAGGCTCTTGGATTGCAGGAACCTCCAGTTATGGGATTGAAAAGTCCTTCAGAATGTATTACTCCTGAATCAACTGTTGCAACTAATCCATTTAATCCAATCTTTTCATCTTCCCTTTCACCGGTACAGTATGCGACTTCTCCTGACACATCATCCTTCTTATCTCTGAAGACACCTGTTCCATCTCATGCTGCATCTCTTCCTGCTAATAGATTAACCATGTCTTCGATTCCCATGACTTCGATTCCCATGTCTAGTCAAGACATCAACACAACTGAAACTCTAGCTGTTGCGGACCCCATGGCTATGCGTCCTGCCCAATCTTTGCCTTACCTCATGCCATCCTATGTTGGTTCTACTTCTAGCTCTGTGTTAACACCACTTCCATCTCTTTTAAGTCCTCATCACTTCTTACAGTCTAGGCCACCCGTGCTTTCTTCCCCACAGAAGCTGTACCCTGACCAGAAAGATGTAGCTGCTCTGACTCCTTTATCATCTACTTCTCCACCCTTGCTTTCTACTCCAGCATCTCAACCACCATTATTACCTTTGCCAGGTTCTGTACAACAG CATAAATACTTGACCTCAAAATTTACAGAAGAATTCGATTTTGAAGCCATGAATGAGAAGTTTAAAAAAGATGAGGTTTGGGGTTATCTTGGAAAGGCAAAGCAAAGAGAGAAAACTGAAGGCATGGAGGATAACACAACTGATCAAAGCATGGTGGACAAAGAGGCCCCTGTTGTGGTTCTTAATCTCGATCCTAAG CCTGCCTACAAGAAGGATGAATTCTTTGATACAATTTCTTGCAACATCCGCAATCAGCGGTGGAATGGGCAGAACTGTTTCTCTGAGCGAATGAAGCTGGATACTGAG aCTTTTGGCAACTTGCATCTCAGACCTAATTTGGGTTATGGAGGCATCGGTTCTGGACGTGGTGATACCTATCACACCTCACGTGGTCGGGGAAGGGGATATGGTTATCGTGGGAGGGGGCGTGGGTACATTGGATTCTGA
- the LOC18098421 gene encoding protein MODIFYING WALL LIGNIN-1 translates to MARHQYGFLLIFSIIVSLSLSLVSFVSCVLAESKKAKKEDLKLSNKLCELPQSHAFGFGIAALIWLVIAQVIGNVMICTLFRHRENSNSSKAKKPKIATGLLVFSWISFGIAVALLSTATSMSRRQAYGKGWLDHECYVVRDGVFIGSGVLILVTTATLLGSAIFTLRQAEAEQGRKMHAQVG, encoded by the exons ATGGCTAGACATCAATATGGGTTCCTGCTAATTTTCTCCATCATcgtctccctctccctctccctcgtCTCTTTTGTTTCTTGTGTTCTTGCTGAGTCCAAGAAAGCCAAG AAGGAGGATCTCAAATTGAGCAATAAACTGTGTGAATTGCCCCAAAGCCATGCATTTGGCTTTGGTATTGCAGCTCTGATATGGCTAGTCATCGCTCAAGTCATTGGGAACGTGATGATTTGCACCCTTTTTCGGCACAGAGAGAACAGTAACAGCTCCAAGGCTAAGAAACCAAAGATTGCCACGGGACTCCTGGTTTTCTCCTG GATCAGCTTTGGAATTGCAGTTGCTTTACTAAGCACAGCCACAAGCATGAGCAGGAGGCAAGCCTATGGGAAAGGATGGTTGGATCATGAATGCTACGTGGTCAGAGATGGAGTGTTTATTGGCTCAGGGGTCCTAATCTTGGTTACCACAGCCACCTTACTTGGTTCAGCAATCTTTACACTTAGACAAGCAGAAGCAGAACAAGGTAGAAAAATGCATGCACAAGTTGGATAA